DNA sequence from the Alkalilimnicola ehrlichii MLHE-1 genome:
CTTCTGGATCGGCTGGGAGGGTGCGGTGATGCGGGCCAGACTGGAGGCCGATGCGCGGCCGCTGGATGTCTTTATCACCACCTATATGGAGGGCCTGCCCCGCTGAGCTTTTTTCTCCATTACTAGACGAGCAGTCTAAATAGAGGTGAACCATGTTCAAGGCGATTCTGATCGAGAAGGGTGACGACGGGCAGCGGGTGGGGATCCAGACCCTGGACGAGGCCCAGCTGCCTGAGGGCGATGTCACCGTGAAGGTCGAGTGCAGCACGCTCAACTATAAGGACGGCCTGGCGATCACGGGCAAGGGGCCCGTGGTCAAGACCTTTCCCATGGTGCCGGGCATCGACTTTGCCGGCACGGTGGAGTCCTCGAGCTCGGATAATTACAAGCCGGGGGATGCGGTCCTGCTCAACGGCTGGGGCGTTGGTGAAAAGCACTGGGGCGGGCTGGCCGAAAAGGCCCGGGTGGACAGCCGCTGGCTGATCCCACTGCCCAAGGCCTTCAACGCCCGGCAGGCCATGGCCATCGGCACCGCCGGCTATACCGCCATGCTCTCGGTGATGGCGTTGGAGCGCGAGGGCGTCACCCCGGATCAGGGCGAGGTGCTGGTGACCGGGGCCAGTGGCGGTGTGGGCAGCTACGCCATCGCGTTGCTGGCCCGGCTGGGTTACCACGTGGTGGCCTCCACCGGGCGGGCGCAGGAGGCGGACTACCTCCAAGGCCTGGGCGCCCGGGAGGTGA
Encoded proteins:
- the acuI gene encoding acrylyl-CoA reductase (NADPH), which produces MFKAILIEKGDDGQRVGIQTLDEAQLPEGDVTVKVECSTLNYKDGLAITGKGPVVKTFPMVPGIDFAGTVESSSSDNYKPGDAVLLNGWGVGEKHWGGLAEKARVDSRWLIPLPKAFNARQAMAIGTAGYTAMLSVMALEREGVTPDQGEVLVTGASGGVGSYAIALLARLGYHVVASTGRAQEADYLQGLGAREVIDRKTLSEPGKPLAKERWAGAIDSVGSHTLANVLAATKYDGTVAACGLAQGMDLPGTVAPFILRDVTLAGVDSVMKPTEARIEAWRRLGELMVPEQIDAITETIGLEAAIDKAGDLLAGKVRGRLVVEVG